The Aethina tumida isolate Nest 87 chromosome 5, icAetTumi1.1, whole genome shotgun sequence genomic sequence GAGAAGGACATAGACGAAGTATTGCAAACACACACAGTATTTACCAACGTTTCCAAAGGCCAGGTTGCTAAAAAGGAAGATTTAATCAAAGCATTTGGAAAGGATGACCAAACTGAAATATGCAAGGATATATTGGCCAAAGGAGAGCTTCAAGTCAGTGACAAGGAACGACAGAGCCAGTTGGATCAACTTTATAAGGATATTGCCACAACAGTTGCAGATAAATGCTTAAATCCTGAACTAAAACGACCTTATCcagttacaataattgaaaaggCAATGAAAGATGTTCATTTCTCAGTTAAACCCAATCAGTCAGCAAAGCAGCAGGCACTGCATGTTATTAAGTTGTTGAAGGAATCAATTCCTATTGAAAGGGCAAAGATGaggttaaaagttaattttaaaggcaAAGaggctaaaaaaataaaggaaaaactgattaaaatgGAAAGTGTTGAGGTTGAAAGTGAGGACAGGATGGAAGATCAAATTACAATGGTTCTATTAGTAGATCCTGGGCTCTTTAAGGACATTGATCAGCTTTTAAAAACAGAAACTAAAGGCACAGCTTTTCTAGAAGTTATGTCATACAAGGAGATGATCCTTGgagaagaatatttataaatactttatgaacttattaaattttttatattcgttactgatttgctttattttctttggattactgagaaaaaattaaaacagaggtgtataattaaacttatatatttttaaaaaattataagacatAACAatcgttaatttaatatcggaACTTTGTCATCACTATAACCCATTTTTCAGTCCTACGCGAATTAAACCATCTGACAAAATTCGTTACATTTAGTTTGGCAGTctctggttaaaaaattttcatacataTGTACAATTATCTATGTAATCTTCACAAATGCTGAACACACTAATTCTGTTCAACTGACATAATCCTAAAAACATTTAACGTATACAACAGATCTTTATATATTCTAattgttattcaaaaaatatctacTTTGGCTGAAGCAGGtggagtaattaaaatatatataaaaaaatatgaataaaacaaataaatattgaaagtcAATATTTACTGTTCTTGTATCTTCTCATCAGGTTTAGGTATATAAATTGACTCAGCCCGTTTATCATGCTTAGCTGCAATTCTTGACACTGTAAATAAAAAGTCTGACAGTCGGTTCAAATAGATCTGTGCCTCTTTATCCACAGTTCCTTCCTGTACAAATGGCCATATTGCGCGTTCGGTTTTTCTGCAAATAGCTCTTGCAAAATGTAATGATGCACTTGCCACACCTCCACCCTACAAACAAGAAACTTtacaatgtaataatttacactATTGTTAATACATACAGGAATGATGTATTGTTCAGGTGGTGGTAATTGTTTTGAATACTCTCTAATCCAGTCTTCCAGTTCTTTGGTGTATACATCAGGTATTGGCTTTTTGGTTTTATCACCTGATCTGGATATTGCCGTgctaatatcaataataatggtttgtatcctttttaatttgtcagtGTATTCTTGTTCAGATTCTGTAGCATGTTCCCTTGCCACTCtgtaaatgatatattttttatgatgaatAGAAGAGATTAAATATCTTACCCTATTGAACTTAATAGTTCTTCAGTGGCCCCAATAGCTTTAAAAACATTGTGATTTTTCGGTAATTTTTCACCTGTCAACGTTTTAGACATACCATTGTCCCCTTCCCTGCTAAATGTTTCTGTGggtacattaatttttgaagctCCTCCAGGGGGGctgaaattagtaaaaatatttttaatttgatgtcagttacttttaaaaatgatgacaAACCTTgtttttttactataattacataattgatTTATCTGTCTCGGATTCCAGAAGCGTCTAAAtgccattattaataatataaaaatgataaaacccGACTAGGTTAGaaagacaatttattttgacagATGGTAGACAGTGATAAGAACACAAATTCGGAAAATCCAAAGATTGATGGAAGGGCATGTGACGTAATATTTTCCGCGCGCATCtcaaaaatctataattttttcttaatttaaaatactaacaaATACTTTAGTGCAGGCCTCAATATTACAATTAGGTGCAAAATTGTCTTTGAAACGACAAACAAAAccatatatttgtatattttaattaacttttgatttatttataagattctaaatttagaaacaaaGAAATCTGTTTTCTGTGCTCTACAACATAGGTCTCCCAACTATCTGCAACCCGCAGTGTTTCTAATagaacaaatctaatatataatttagaaggcactaaaatatattttatttaatataaaatattaaatcgcaaaatatataaatttcaatatcacaACAAATAACCTAAATAAATTAGGCATGGTTGTGTTTAGAAAAATTTCGACTCAAATTGCAACATTTTGCAACAAACCAAATAATGATTCGCCAAAATCATTATACAAGTATTTAATACGTGCATGTAAAAAACTACCTGACGGTCCCAAAAAGCATTATCAATTTATGGTCAAGCAGGTTGTTTGGTAACAAATACTGAAGACTGttgtttcatattatattttccagaGTTTCAAGCAGCACGTGAACGAAAGCGATCCTGaaagaattaaacaaataattcaaagGTCTTATGAAGATGCTGACTGGATCTTAAAAAaggtaaattcattttaaatttcactcAAAGTAAACTTTATAACAACTTTGATATGTTTTAGTACCTTAAAAAGTAGTAAACATGCAACAGATTCCTTTAGCACAGTGTTCTACACagttagatataaataaattttgggaagttttactaatttaccACAACAGGCCCCATTTAGTGAATCGTAAACTTCTAGCTGCTTCGCAAGTTTTATTCtgtgaattaattatagacACAAAAGGTGTAAGCAGGGtgaaagatttatttacaagACCTGCATTGATATatgaaattagaaaattaaaagaattaagcAAACATTCAATTACTActgatttaataaagaatattgtaGAATGCTATGATAAAAATGTGCAAATCATTGAAAAAGATTTGTCACATTTTAAGTCTGCCACCACAGGAATTTTTATATCCATTCGAATATTATTGCCAAGAGGTAATATTCCTGAAAAATGTGTGGAGGTTGTAATACTGGACAAAGATAACAGATGTGCAACTTTTTTATGTGCCTCAGAATTTAATTCATCAAATGTTCCAATTCCAGTATTTCCATATGATATTGAATTAACCACATCATGTAATCTAAGATTGCTAGTCAATGAGATTGAGGATGCTGACACAAGTTCAGCAGAGTGGTTATGCAATAAACTCTTTACAAAGTTGTTAAAATGGTCTCAGAATGAACAATCTGAAACTACATCTGTTTCTTTATCATTAGTGTCATCAGATGATTATTGTTCACTGTATGCCGACTTAAAGAACAAATATGGTAAAGATTTGGTTAAAAGGTGGTCAACAAAAGCCACAACTAGTCCCCAGAAATTTGTATTTGAGGATATAGCTATAGCagcttatttaatttgtatttggaGGAAGTACAgtgaaaaacaaaacattgatTTTGTTGACTGTGGTTGTGGCAATGGGTTGCTGGTTTATATACTTAATGCTGAAGGGTATAGAGGGATAGGACTGGATCTAAGAAGGAGACCCACATGGGATCTTTATCCAAGTGATATTGGCTTGAaggtacaaattttatattatgtatttttaattctaagttTGTTGTCTTTTAGGAGGAAATTGTTACCCCAGATTCCTTGTTCCCAACATCTACATGGATAATAGGAAATCATTCAGATGAACTAACTCCATGGATCCCAGTAATTGCTTTAAAAAGTTCGTCAAAAaccaattattttcttcttcctTGCTGTTCCTATGACTTCAgtggtaaaaaatacatacgaCAAAACGCAAGGGTTAGTGCATATTCTGATTATATGGACTATGTACAACAGATTAGTGAAATATGTGGATTTTCTACCAAAATAGACAAACTTAGAATACCTTCAACAAAGAGAACTTGTTTCATTGGATTGCAAAGAGAGTATAAGGACAATGAGTATCAAAATGTTCTGGATAGAGTAGATGCTTTTCTTGAAACTAAATTGTCTCAACATACTTTCCAACATAGAATTGAGACAAATATTCCTAGGAATTGTACTCAATTAGATAaaggatttattaataaaattatacaagtttctgtaaataaaattctgtCTAGAGaacaatacataaataaagaaaatgagGACAAATGGAATAAAGGTACTGGAGTAAGTTTATCAGATTTATCCAAAGAACTGGCTATTGAAGACAAGaagaaacttaaaaatgaatgtggtggtttacaaactttaatcagaAATCACAGGtacatttttgaaatgaaaGATGATGAAGTATGTCTTAGACTTCCTTATGCTCTTAAGGACACTgaaatgtataaaactaaACCATGttggttttatataaatcatcCAGATGGTTGTATACATGAATCCCAAAATTGTGCTTATAatcattgtaaataaatagttatcaatgcgttttacttattaaatatattttgtaggttaagtttcaataacaaatataagtaatatattatcatatactttttttagtatatatgtaaataataaatagtaaataattaaacctgGCAGTTTTggaattagaaattaattgtcatttattttttgtattgtagTTTATTAAGTATAAGATTATTTAGTAGTACGtccaacttaaatttaaagataatatgtttcaattaattatattttatgaagaaaaaaaaataataataaatttgaccaaattaaattgatattctGATTGTTCttggtaaataaattattagaactgTTGATTTTGATATAATCTGAAGTTAATGAATAAACAAGATACTGATAAGACGTGTTGTAttgatatttaacaaaaagtcgtaataaatattaaacccttagctatataaaataactgtaaagttctttattattttttaatagacatGACCATTcgaattgttcattaaaagttatctaataaattttctcaagtatttttctgtaaattaaaatttgatgatcAGGTAAGAAATgagaataattcatatttgtgATGTGTAAATTACTAacgtttgtatatttttgtatcaaaatttagtGCTCTTGGAAATGAAAATacgtcatttttattaaaactaaatatatttatctccAACCTTTTATTCATACgtcaaaatgtacaaaaacaaaattgaagaCACAGCTTATATGATTCCAATTTTGTTGGCAACATCCAGCGCGTCATAGTCTCTCGCGAGTCGGACGTAAGCCTTCTTTTTGCCATCAGGCCTGATCAATGTGTTCACTTTGGCTACATTGATGTCATACAGCTTCTTTACTGCAGCCCTAATGTGGTGTTTGTTGGCTCTTGTGTGAACCAAGAATACTAAAGTATTGTTGTCCTCAATTTTCTTCATGGCTGCTTCAGTTGTCAAGGGGAACTTGATGATGTTGTAAGCATCCATACGGCTCCTGGTTGGAACAGATTTCCTGGGGTATTTTGGGTTCCTTGGGGGCCTGAGGGTCTTGGGGCGGTGGAAGTGCACGGAATTGCGGATTTTCCTTGTGCTGGTTCCATTTGGGCCTTtgataatctaaataaatgaaatctttattaaatattcactcAATTAATAgcataacatattaaatagaaaacaatcaGAAATGTGTTAAATGTTTCTTTTCATAAGTCTCTCAAAGAGATTCCCACACTAAAAATCATCATAAAGAGAACAACAGcccattaaaatcaattaaaaacttaccTTCTTTTGGAATTTCAAAGCCTTAGCAACTGGGGCAGAAGCAACCTTCTTACCAACACCCTTTTGTTGTTTAACTGGAACTTGCCTTTTGGGCTTGGACAAAAGTGGCTTGGGAGGTACTTTAGCTTTACCGGCAACCTTGGCTGCTGGCTTCTTGGCTGCAGCACCCTTTGCTGCTGGTTTGGCAGCACCCTTAGCTGCTGGTTTGGCAGAGGGCTTGGCGGCACCCTTGGCTGGTTGCTTAGCCTTAGCTGGGGCAGCTTTGCCTAAAAAATTACGTTTCAATTAACATCTGTTAACAGTTAATGCACAATCCAtcacttaaattttttgtcaGTACTGTGTTTATTGAtccttttcattatttttcaaagaGATTCCCACACCATTAGATCATCATTCtgattaaaaaactataattaataataaatgaaattagacTTTACCTGCAGCCTTGGCGGCAGCGGGTTTGGGTGCTGGAGTTTTGGAGGTGGCTTTTTTGCTGTCGCCTCCGGCCTTAGCGGCTGCCTTGGGGGCAGGCGCGGGGGTCTTGGATGAGGAAGAAGCAGCAGTGGTGGAAGCCGAAGCTGCTGGCTTCTTCTTTTCTTCCTTCTTTGCTGCTGCAAAAATAATGCATGTTCAGTAACATAACCTAAATAATTGCCTtgtcaacatttaattattaagtgataattattttagtgc encodes the following:
- the LOC109594488 gene encoding LYR motif-containing protein 9 isoform X2, which gives rise to MVVFRKISTQIATFCNKPNNDSPKSLYKYLIRACKKLPDGPKKHYQFMVKQSFKQHVNESDPERIKQIIQRSYEDADWILKKYLKK
- the LOC109594500 gene encoding 60S ribosomal protein L23a translates to MAPPKPKSADKPAAKKEEKKKPAASASTTAASSSSKTPAPAPKAAAKAGGDSKKATSKTPAPKPAAAKAAGKAAPAKAKQPAKGAAKPSAKPAAKGAAKPAAKGAAAKKPAAKVAGKAKVPPKPLLSKPKRQVPVKQQKGVGKKVASAPVAKALKFQKKIIKGPNGTSTRKIRNSVHFHRPKTLRPPRNPKYPRKSVPTRSRMDAYNIIKFPLTTEAAMKKIEDNNTLVFLVHTRANKHHIRAAVKKLYDINVAKVNTLIRPDGKKKAYVRLARDYDALDVANKIGII
- the LOC109594488 gene encoding probable tRNA (uracil-O(2)-)-methyltransferase isoform X1; protein product: MQQIPLAQCSTQLDINKFWEVLLIYHNRPHLVNRKLLAASQVLFCELIIDTKGVSRVKDLFTRPALIYEIRKLKELSKHSITTDLIKNIVECYDKNVQIIEKDLSHFKSATTGIFISIRILLPRGNIPEKCVEVVILDKDNRCATFLCASEFNSSNVPIPVFPYDIELTTSCNLRLLVNEIEDADTSSAEWLCNKLFTKLLKWSQNEQSETTSVSLSLVSSDDYCSLYADLKNKYGKDLVKRWSTKATTSPQKFVFEDIAIAAYLICIWRKYSEKQNIDFVDCGCGNGLLVYILNAEGYRGIGLDLRRRPTWDLYPSDIGLKEEIVTPDSLFPTSTWIIGNHSDELTPWIPVIALKSSSKTNYFLLPCCSYDFSGKKYIRQNARVSAYSDYMDYVQQISEICGFSTKIDKLRIPSTKRTCFIGLQREYKDNEYQNVLDRVDAFLETKLSQHTFQHRIETNIPRNCTQLDKGFINKIIQVSVNKILSREQYINKENEDKWNKGTGVSLSDLSKELAIEDKKKLKNECGGLQTLIRNHRYIFEMKDDEVCLRLPYALKDTEMYKTKPCWFYINHPDGCIHESQNCAYNHCK
- the LOC109594493 gene encoding corrinoid adenosyltransferase MMAB-like, with the translated sequence MAFRRFWNPRQINQLCNYSKKTSPPGGASKINVPTETFSREGDNGMSKTLTGEKLPKNHNVFKAIGATEELLSSIGVAREHATESEQEYTDKLKRIQTIIIDISTAISRSGDKTKKPIPDVYTKELEDWIREYSKQLPPPEQYIIPGGGVASASLHFARAICRKTERAIWPFVQEGTVDKEAQIYLNRLSDFLFTVSRIAAKHDKRAESIYIPKPDEKIQEQIMSVEQN
- the LOC109594495 gene encoding ribosome maturation protein SBDS encodes the protein MSKIFTPTNQIRLTNVAIVRIKKGGKRFEIACYRNKVVSWRNQVEKDIDEVLQTHTVFTNVSKGQVAKKEDLIKAFGKDDQTEICKDILAKGELQVSDKERQSQLDQLYKDIATTVADKCLNPELKRPYPVTIIEKAMKDVHFSVKPNQSAKQQALHVIKLLKESIPIERAKMRLKVNFKGKEAKKIKEKLIKMESVEVESEDRMEDQITMVLLVDPGLFKDIDQLLKTETKGTAFLEVMSYKEMILGEEYL